A region of the Candidatus Uhrbacteria bacterium genome:
GATCGATGTTGCGCATTCGGCTAACCTCCGAGCGTTAGCTAATCATATTTTATTCTTTATGTCAACGCTCAAGATTGCTTCGTTCCTCGCAATGACAATCGAACTACGACCTCGACATGCGGGGTATGTGGAAAGAGGTCGAGAGCTTGGAGGGACTCGACTTTGTACTTGGTTTTGAGTTGCTTTAATTCATCGACGAGACGATGGAAGTTGCAGGAAACATAAACGATCATCGGCGGTTCATTTTCGATGAGGGCTTGAAGGGCTTTTGGATGGAGGCCGGCGCGTGGCGGATCGATGATGACGGCGTCGGGTTTTTCCGTGGACCAATCAAGAGCTTCGGTTGGACCAGCGCCCCAGCGGGTTTTATCGGCGACGCCGTTTGCGTCTGCATTTTTATGAGCGAGTTCGATAGCAAAAGCATCGAGCTCATGACCATAGACGGTATTCCCACGTTTGGCTGCGGCAATGCCAAAGAAGCCGAGACCGCAATACAGATCGAGGAGTTTGCCTTTGGATGGAATCAAATCGAGAACGGTTGATTGGAGTTTGGCTGCCATCGCGGTATTTGTTTGGAAAAAAGAGTTTGGGTGGATGGCGTAGCGGATGCCATTTGTTTCTTCGTTCAGATATTCATTGCCGTGGAGCAAGATGAAAGATTTGGCGTAGGAGACGTCGGTGATTTCCGGATTTTCGCCAAGGTAAATTGTGGTGCAGAGCGGGGAGAGTCGTTTTACGATCTCGGCGCGCATTTCATCGTTTACGCGATTAAAATCGTGCACCAAGAAAATGAGCATTCGTTCATTGGTATTTTTGCCGAGACGAATGACGGTGTAGCGGACATCGCCCGTGTATTTTTTGGAATCCCAAGGTTCGAGTTTGAATTCTGTGACGAGATCGCGGACGATTTGCAGGATGGTTGGCGTTTCTTTATCGAGCAGCATGCAAGTCGACAGATCGATATAGCGATTCCATTGACCATATTCTTTTAAACCCAGCTCGCCTTTCCAGCCAAAAACGTAGTCCATTCGATTGCGATAATAAAAGGTGTCCGGAGCTGATTCAATTTTTTCGATGCGCTCTTCATGTCCCGCATGCTCAAAAGCGCGATTGATCATCATGAGCTTCATTTTGATTTGCGCGTCGTATGCCATGTGTTGCCAAAGACAGCCGCCGCAGGTTCCGGCGTGAGGGCAAGGCGTTTCTACGCGGTCGACTGAAGGTTTTTCGACTTTGGAAAGACGGGCGATTTTATGACCTTTGTCGCGCTTGATGAAGGTTGCTTCTACTTCATCGCCCGGAGTGGTGAAGGGGATGAGGATGTTGGGATCGATAAGACCGCGGCCTTTGTCGTCGAGGCCGGTTACGGTTCCGCGGATGATATCGCCAAATTTCATGGTCGCATGAAAACACGAAACGGCCGTCTCGAGAAGAGATGGCCGTTCGAAGTAGATAAGAGAAGAGGAGAGGACTCAGGTGTCGGCGCGGAGCGAGCTGATGGCCGCCAGGCGAGGCTCGCTCTTGGCGGGCGCGCGGATGACGCGCTTGCGGCGCTTGGGCATACGGCCGGAAACCTCGAGCTCGTAGACCTTGCGGCCGAGCATGTAGTGCTCGCTGCGCTTGTCCTCGGCGTTGGCATCCACACTGGCTGCGGCGGCGTTGTAGCCGCGCGTCCACTCCGCGTTGGCGGAGAGCTGCTCGACCTCGTCCTTGATGATGGTCGGGCAGTTGCTATCGTGCCCATAGGGCACCGAACATTTTTCGCACGGGTCTTTGATCATCGCACTCCTTCTTCCCTTGAAAGATCGGCGGCATGACAGTATGTCGCCGGGGTTACAACGTAATTCTCGAGATATGATCTGTCAATCCAATCTGCCATGAGCAAAGCAAAAGCCGATGGTGAGTACCATCGGCTTTGGCAGAGGGTCGAGGCTTCAGGCCTCGGCGGTGAAGGTGGTGGTGAACGCCGAGGCGTCGGGGAGGTCGATGATGGGTCGGCCCTCGCGCGCGGCGCGGCCGCGCATGAATGCGAGGTTGGTGCCGCGCGTCCAGATTCCAAGGAAAGTGAGGTTCTTGAGGCCGCAGTGGAACGCGGCCGTGATGTCGCTCATGTCCGAGTGCTCGAACACGATGTCGTCTTCGAAGGTCTGCCGTTCCATGGGTCGCATGGGTTCTCCTCGTCCAAGCCGGCGGATTGTCGGCTAAGGGACTTGAATTTATACTCCATTTAGGCCATTTTGTCAACCATGAGACGGGAGCTACATCTCATTGCCCATGATATCAGGTCCCTCGAGAACGTGGGGGCCTTGTTTCGCGCCTGCGATTCTCTAGGGGTAGCCAAGCTTTGGTTGGCGGGTTTTACAGCTGCGCCGCCCGATGCCCGTATTTCCAAGGTTGCTTTGGGGGCGGAGCTGGCTGTCCCTTTTGAAGCCGTGACGGATATTTCCGAGGTATTTCGTAAACTGCGTGAACAGGAGATTCCCGTGTACGCTCTTGAGCTAACAGAAACAGCTATTGATTTAGCCAAGTTTGCGCCACCGGATCGCTTGGCGATATTGCTCGGTACGGAGACAACGGGGGTTCCGCCATCACTTATCGAGAGATGTGAAGGGACGATCAAGATTGGCCAACATGGGATTAAGGAATCGTTGAATGTGGCGGTTGCGGCTGGTATTGCGGCTTGGGCGGTTTTGAATGCTCGAGGCTAGTATGCGTGTTTTACTTTTAATATCGGATACGGGAGGCGGACATCGGAGTGCCGCTGTTGCGATAGAAGCGGCGTTGAAACGACTGGATCCTTCCATCGAGATCATTATCCGCGATGCCCTGATCGAGACATCGACGTGGCCATTGTCCCACTCCCCGCAAATCTATACGTTTGCGATGCGGCATTTACGTTGGGTTTGGGCATTTAGCTGGTATCTAACCAATGGCAAGCGCCGTGCGCGTTTAATGGCCGATGTGTTTTGGCCGGTTATGAAGCGGCGCATGATTGAACTTGTTACCAAAGATCAGTCAGATTTAATCGTGAGCATTCATCCGTTCATGACGCGGGCGGTATCGCGAGCTATCCGGGCTTCCGGGAAACCGATTCCGTTTAGTATCGTTGTAACGGATTTAGTGACGGGTCATGCAACTTGGTATGACGAGGATGCGGATTGGATTTCTGTGCCGACGGAAGCCGCCAGGGATCGTGCGATGGCGTTAGGCGTAAAAGCGGAGCGTGTTTCTGTGATGGGGCAGCCGCTGCATCCGCGCGCGATGGAATTGCATCATGATCGTGAAGCGCTGCGAACGTCTTTTGGTTGGAAAGAGCCGGTTGTGTTGTGTGTTGGCGGGGGAGACGGGATGGGCGGACTTGGAACATATGTGCGCGCGATGGCGGAGGCCAAGATCGCCGCACGGCTCGTGGTGATTTGCGGAAGAAATATCAAATTACAGAAGGAGCTTGAAGCGGGGTCGTTTTCTATTCCAGTTGAAGTACATGGTTTTGTTTCAAATTTACCTGAGATGATGTCGGCAGCGGATGTGTTGGTGACCAAAGGAGGCCCGGGATCGATTATTGAAGGATGTCTCGCCGGGCTACCCATGGTGATTTACGACTATATCCCCGGACAGGAATATGGAAATATGCGATTGGTTTGCGATTCCGGATTTGGAAGTTATGTTCCTGATGCAAAAGCGATGCCGTCGGCGGTGATGTATTGGTTGGAACATCGCGAGGCGCGACAGGAAGTTGGCAAGCGTGCCAAGCGTTCTGTAACAGCAGATTCCTCGATGAGGATTGCAGCAAAATTGCTTGATCTCGCGACATCTGTAAGACTCGACAGATAAGCGGTTTTTTGTTAGATTGGCTGTTGTTATGAAGGTTTCTATCGTTATTCCGACCAAGAACGAAGAATTGCTTTTACCCAGACTTCTTGGGGCTCTTGCGGCCCAGACATATCAGGGTTTCGAGATTATTGTCGCTGATGCTTTTTCTACCGATAAAACGCGCGAGATTGCTGCGTCCATGGGCGCGTTTGTGATTGATGGCGGTATGCCGGGACCAGGCCGCAATCTTGGTGCAAAGGTTGCTAAGGGTGATTTGTTGTTTTTTATGGATGCGGATGTTCTGCCGTCCAGTAACCGATTTTTAGACGATGTTGTGGCGGAGTTTGATCGCCGAGGTGCTGATGTTGCGACTTGCGAGCTTGAGCCATTGTCTGATCGTTCCGATGACCATTTTGGTCACGATGTCTACAACTATTTTGTTCGTGCAACGGAAACGGTGCGGCCGCATGCGCCTGGCGCGTGCATTCTTGCGAAACGTCATGTACATGAAGCGATCGGGGATTTGATGAACAGGTTGTTTTTATCGAGGATTGTGAATATGTCCAGCGTGCACACAAAAATGGTTTCCGTTTCCGTCAGATGAGAACGCAGCCGCTGCTTGTTTCCGTGCGACGCTTTGAGAAAGATGGTCGATGGAGAATTGCGGCAAAATATATTTACGGAGAAATTTACATGATGACGAAAGGTCCATTCCGTGAATTGCCGTATCAGTACGAGATGGGCGGTGAAGAACCCAAGCGTTAGCATGGCTATTGTTTGTCGAATGCCGATTTGTGCGATCGGCGAGCTGGCTCCCGGATCGACGCGGGCGTTTTCTTTTGGTCCGGCTACGAAAGGTATCGCTTATAATCGCGATGGCGTGATCAAAGCGTATGTGAACCGCTGTACGCATATGGGCGGACCGGTTGAGCTGCATGGCGGCGGGACATTCCGCTGCCGATGGCATGGAGCGGATTTTGATCCGTGTACCGGAGCCGCGGTTGACGGACAGGCGCCGGAAGGGACATTTTTGAAGGCGATTGAAATAATCGAGGAGAATGGACAGTTGTTTGGCGTGCTAGAATTGCCTGAAGATCCCTTTGCATGATCACCTGGTTTAAACGCGTCTGGAATGGGGAGACCGACGGCCTTACGGCTGCGGCATTTATTGTCGGTGCTTCCTCGCTTGCTTCCCGTTTGCTCGGATTGGTACGCGATCGTGTTTTAGCCGGGACATTTGGCGCTGGAGCATCGCTTGATGCGTATTATGCGGCGTTTCGTTTGCCAGATACGGTTTATAACTTGCTGATTCTTGGTGCCATTTCTGCCGGATTTATTCCGGTTTTTACCGAGTATTTGGAAACCAAGGGAAAGGATGCGGCGGCTAAGCTCGCGGGACAAGTTTTAACGACGGTCGGAGCCTGTCTTGCTGTTGCGAGTGCTTTTGTGGCGTTATTTGCGCCTGCGATTTTACCGATGATTGTTCCGGGATTTGATGCGGATACGCTTGCAAAAACGATTGAGCTGACGCGCGTCATGTCGATCTCACCGTTTTTGCTAGGACTTTCAGCAGTGATCGGCGGAGTGATGCAGTCGATGAAGCGTTATGTCGGTTTTGCGCTTGCGCCGGTGTTTTATAACTTGGGAATTGTTGTCGGAACGATGGTTCTGGCGCCTCACATGGGTATTTTGGGAGCTGCTTATGGCGTTGTGTTTGGAGCCGTAATGCATTTTTTGGTCCAGGCATCGACTCTAGGTTCTTTCCCACTTGGGAAATTGCCGTGGCCGTCTTTTTCTTCCAGAGGCGTCAGACGAATTATCGCGTTGATGGGTCCGCGTACCGCGGCTCTCGGTATTTCACAGGTTAATTTGGTTTTTTTGCTGTCCATCGCTACCACGATTGAGCCAGGTGCCGTTTCTGTTTTTAATCTTGCGAATAATTTGCAGATGTTTCCGGTTGGCTTGATCGGTATCTCGTTTGCGATTGCGGCATTTCCGGCCTTATCAAAAGCGCATGCCGTTGAAGATGATGATGGCTATCGCAACGCGCTGTCTGCTGCTGCGCGTAAAGTAATTTTTTTAATTATTCCCGCGACGGCTATATTTATTCTGCTTCGTGCGCAGATTGTGCGTTTGGCACTTGGAGACGGCCAATTTAATTGGAATGACACGATTCGTACCGCGGATGCGCTCGCTTGGTTTGCTGTTTCATTGCTTGCGCAGTCGCTTGTGCCGCTTCTCGCGCGAGCGTTTTATGCGCTGCAGGATACGTGGACGCCATTTTGGATCAGTGTCGCAGCTGAAGCCGTGCTTATCGGTTTGGCATTTTTTTTACGCGAGCCGTTTGGCGTGATGGGGTTGGCGATGGCATTTTCCGCTGCCGCTCTTGTGCAGTGTTTGCTGCTTGGATTGTTTTTACGTCGATTATTTGGCCAACTTGGAAAAGGGGAGTCGCTTATTTCCACATACAAAACCGCGATTGCGACCGTCGCGCTTTGCACGGCGGCGTTTCCGGTACGCCAATGGTTGGGAACGATTTATAACCTGGAAACGACTTGGCAAGTTGTTTTACAGACAAGCGGAACATTGCTGGCAGGCGGATGCGCTTTTTTGCTGACGGCTTGGCTGGTCCGATCGCCGGAATTGGTTGAATTTCGCATGGCAGCAGAGAGACGCTTGTTTAAAAAGGCTAAAGTTGCCGAGGGGGCTGAGGAAGCGAGCGGCATGGCTAAGACCCATTGACAGCGAGGTAATAATTTGATTCTATCATCTCTGGCTTGAAACGGAGGTTTTATGCCCGAGCATGTTTGGGAATCAAAGCCCGAATACGAGGGTTCGCCTTACGAGAGGCGGAGATGCGCCGTCTGTCATCTCGATGATGGACGAAATAAAAACGATGGTACTTGGCTACCGCATGCTGAGAACTTGAAGTGGCGCGTCACGACGCCGTGCATCGAGCCTGTACCCGAGAAGATCAGCTATCATCTGCTGGTCGAGGAGATCTTCTCCGCCTTCTCCGACAAGCGAAAGGCCCAGGATCTCCTGAACCGTATCCGCTGTATCGGCGTGCCGGGCAATTGGGCGGTGGGAATCGTGATCAGCGGCCGAGTGACCTACCCTGAGGTCAAGGAGCCGTTCAAGGACTACGACTACGGTTTTGCCGAGGTGCTGCGCTGGCTGCGGGCCCGGCAATTCGATCCCTACAGGTATTCGGATCTTCACTATCGAGAACGGCTCGCAGATCGGAGCGATTGCTGCATCGACAGCGACTGAACAGTGCGCCCGTCCAGAACTCTGGACGGGCGTTCGATTTTCCGCTAGATTGAGGCCCAATGGAACAGTCTCGCATCCGCAATTTTTGCATTATCGCCCATATTGATCACGGCAAGTCTACGCTTGCCGATCGTTTGCTTGAGATCACGGGAACGATCGAGAAGCGCAAGATGAAGGAGCAATTGCTCGATACCATGGATTTGGAGCGCGAGCGCGGTATTACGATCAAGCTTCAGCCGGCGCGCATGGCTTACAAGGCCAAGGATGGTACGGAATATGAGCTTAATTTGATCGACACGCCTGGACACGTCGACTTTAATTATGAAGTCTCGCGTTCACTCGCTGCCGTTGAAGGTGCGGTTTTGCTAGTTGACTCGACACAGGGCGTTCAGGCGCAGACGATCGCTAACTTGTATTTGGCGATTGAGCAGAATCTGACGATTATCCCGGTGCTGAATAAAATCGATTTGCCAAACTCGGATGTGGAGCGTCGTGCTGCTGAGTTGATGCAGTTGATTGGCTGCAAGCGTGAAGAGATTTTGTCAGCTTCGGGAAAGTCGGGTGCGGGTGTTCCGGAGATTTTGGAACGTATCGTAAAAGATGTTCCGCCGCCGCAGGGTTCACGCGAGAAGCCATTCCGCGCGATGATTTTTGATTCCAAGTACGACGACTATCAGGGTGTTGTGGCTTATGTACGTTGTATTGACGGACATCTTGAGAAAAATAGCGGCGTCGCATTCAAAGCTTCCAAGGCGATTGGATCGGCATTAGAGATCGGCTACATGAATCCGCAGCATTTTTCTAGCGGGCATATGGAGGCGGGGGATATTGGTTATCTTGTGACGGGTTTGAAAGATATTGGGGCTGTGCGTGTCGGTGATACGGTTGTGAGCGCGTCGCAGGCAAGTGAGACGGAGGCGTTGGCCGGTTATAAGGATGCGCGTCCGATGGTATACGCCGGCGTGTTTCCGCAAGAAGGAAATGAATACGAGAAATTGCGCGATGCGATTTTGAAATTGAAATTGAATGATGCAGCACTGACATTTGAGCCGGAACACTCGATGGCTCTTGGATTTGGTTTCCGCGTTGGTTTGCTTGGCATGCTGCACTTGGAAATCGTGCAGGAGCGTTTGAGCCGTGAATTCAATATGGACGTCGTTATTACGACGCCGTCTGTAGGATATGAAGTTTTGTTGACGGATGGAACGGAGATGTCAGTGAAATCGCCGAGCGGATTTCCTGATCCGTCCCGTATCGAGCTGACGCGCGAGCCTTGGTCGCGAGTCGATATTTTGTGTCCAAAGGAATATTTGGGAAATGTTATGGCTCTTGTTCAGGATCGACGCGGTATTTACAAGAATACGGAATATCTGGATGTGACTCGTGCGCTTTTGCATTATGAAATGCCGCTGGCCTCGGTTATCGTCGATTTTTATGACAAACTGAAAGGTGTGACGGCTGGATACGCATCGCTCAACTATGAGTTCATGGATTATCGTGAATCGGATGTGGTGAAGCTCACGATTATGGTTGCTGATGAGCCCGTAGAAGCTTTGGCGACGCTGCTTCATTCAAGCGAGGCTCAGCGACGCGGCAAGGAAATTGTCGAGACCTTGAAGGAAGAGCTGCCGCGGCAGCAGTTCGTGATCAAGCTCCAGGCTTCTGTTGGAGCCAAGATTATTGCGTCGGAAAGAATCTCTGCCTTCCGCAAAGATGTGACGGGTTACTTGTATGGCGGAGATGTCACGCGTAAAATGAAATTGCTGGAGAAGCAGAAGAAGGGTAAGAAACGTATGTTGGCGCATGGAAAAGGCTCGGTTGAGATTCCGCCGGATGCGTTTATCAAAGTATTGCGCCGCGGATAGTACCCTTGATTTCTATCGATATCTATGTTATCTAAACAAGGCCACCCGCTGATCGTTAAAGTGTTTGCAGGATTCATGATCTTTGCAACCATTTTATTCTTAGTGGGACCGTTCCTGAACTAATTACACGGAGGATTTCGTGTCGCCAAAAAAAGACGTGGATACGTCCTTGTCCAGTGCATGCGAAGAGGTCGAGGATCGTGAACCGCAACGCCCAGTGTGGTGGCGCGGTCCGACCAAGACCACCGGCCTTCTGTCGCCTCGCGAGCTGCGCGAGATGGCGAATGCCGACTGCCGTTTCCTCGACGAGGAAGCGTCGTGAGCGGCGCCTCGATCACGCCAGAGCTGCGCGCAGAAATGCGTGAACGCGTCATCCGCTACGAACAGGAGCTGCGTTCGGATCAATCGTTTTGTCAGCCTTCGCAGATCATCGATCGGGATGCCGTCCCTGTGAAGCTCGGCGACTACACGGAAGAGCAGATCGATCTCATCATCAGGATCGAGCGCTCGCTCGACCATGGCAAGCCTGGCGAGACTGAGGACGAGAGGCTCGCACGCGCTCTTCAGCGCTACATTCTTGGTGGAATCTGAAGCTCTATGACCCCGCTCGACGACTGTCGGTCGGGGTCTTGCTTTTTATCTTCCACGAGGCATGCCGGATTGCGACAATGCTGACTCATGGAAAAGCGTTGGCAGGTGGCGGAATCTTGTCCGCCGGAATTTGTTCAAACTATCGGCCAACCGATCGTGGCGCAGTTGTTATGGAATCGCGGAATTCGGGAGCGGGCTGAGGCGGATGCATTTCTCTCGCCGTCCTGGGAGCACCATGTTCATGATGCCCTACAGTTCCGACAAATGGAGGCGGCGGTGGTACGCGTTTTTGATGCGATGGAAAAAGGGGAGAGGATTACCGTTCATGGTGATTATGATGCGGACGGTGTGACGGGATCGACCTTGATTATCAATGTTTTGAAAGAGATCGCCAAAAAAATGGGAAGCGAGGCTGTGGTGGATTATTATATTCCGCATCGCGACAAGGAGGGGTATGGATTGCATCGCGACACGGTTCCTAAATTGAAAGAAAGGGGAACGGCTTTAATCATTACGGTTGACTGCGGGATTGCCTGTGTTGAGGAGATTGCCTTAGCAAAAATAGACGGGATCGATACGATTGTCGTTGATCATCATACGTTTGGTGAAACGGTTCCGGACGGACATCTGATTCATCCAGGTTTGCCGGAAGAGACGTATCCGTTCAAGCATCTCGCGGCGGTTGGCGTTGCGTATAAATTTGCCTGTGCTTTGCTGACTCGGGCGCGTGAGCGCGGGTTGGATTTTGTGGAGGGGTGGGAAAAGTGGCTGCTGGATCTTGTGGCGATTGCGACGGTGACGGATATGGTGCCGTTGGTCGGGGAGAATCGCGTGCTTGAGACATTTGGGCTTACGGTTTTGAATAAAACCAAGAGACCGGGATTTTTGGCGCTATTTGAAATGGCGGGTGTTGAGCCTGGGCAGATTACTTCCGAGACCGTCGGTTTTGCGATCGGGCCGCGTATTAATGCCGCGGGACGCATGGACCATGCGACGGTTGCGCTTCGACTTTTACTTTCAGAATCGATGGATGAAGCGCGGCTTATCGCGAGAGAACTAGAGGATTTAAACAAAGCGAGACAAGACGCGACGAAGAAAATGATGGTGGAGGCGGAAAAAATCGTTGGTGATGATGTGAAGGATAATGTGATTGTGGTTTGGAAAGAGAATTGGTCGCCGGCTCTTGTCGGACTCGTTGCTGGACGATTTATGGAGAAGTTTTCTCGACCGGTGGTCGCTGTCGGAAAGCATGGGGATCATTGGATTGGGTCGGGGAGATCGATATCGACTTATAATATTACGGATGCCGTGAAAGCTTCTGGTGAAGGAATTCTGACAAGAAGCGGTGGTCATGTGCAGGCTTGCGGATTTGCATTGACAGACGGTGATCAGTTGTCAGTTTTCAGTGATCGGTTAAAGAGCATGCGCGATCGATTTCTGCCGAAGAGCTGACGCCGTTGCTTTCTATCGATGCAGAAATGACGCTGGCTGCGGTTGCGATGGATGTGGCGGAAGCGGTGAAGCGATTGGAACCATATGGAATGGGAAATGCGCTTCCGATTTTTTTATCCAAGCGCTGCAAGATTCTTTCTTCCGACACGATGGGTTCGACGGGAAATCATTTACGGATGCAGCTTGCGGATGGTTCGGGGAGAGCGGTGAAGGCGGTTGGTTTTAAGATGGGTGGTCGAATTCTTGAAGCTTTGATGGGGAAAGAGATTGATGTTGTTTATAATCTTTCGATTAATGAGTGGAATGGGCGGAGGACGGCGGAATGTCGATTGATTGATTTTCGGGCGAGCGCATAAATAGAAAATGCTTTGCGTTAGCCAAGAATTTGACAAAATAGCTGTTTTTTAGTATAGTTGATCGTTAGTCAAAATTTTCACTATTTTGGCTAATTTTAGTTCGGAAGTGGTCCTTGGAGGTCGACTTGTGGGCGCGGATGGTCTGTGTCCATGATTGAGTGCCTTTCAAAGGACGCGGTTCACGGCAATACCGTGACGGGAGGCTGATATGAGCTGGAGCACACGTAGTCCTCTGGAAGCGGCGGCGCTATCGAGGGCGGAGACCGCAGAAAAGACTTACGAAGCAGATCAGCGCTATCGTCTGAGCCAGCAGGTTCCGATGGCGAGTGAATCTGGCCTGAGAAGCGAGTTCGACCAGGGGAGAAAAGATTTTCTCAAAATGAACTTCGATGACTATCTTCACAGGATCGTTGTCGATATCGATGCGGATCTCCCTACCTTGCGCCGTATCGTCCGATGTCCATTTCACCCCCCGACCAAGAATGGGTTCGGCTGCGATCAGCCATGGTTTGAGAATGACGAATTCTTTTCTTTGAGAGGATATCGTTACAATTGGACTCGGCACAGATCCTGCAAGGATGAGGTTCTGTACAAGTCAAACCCTGATCGCGACTGCGCGCCTCATCTTGATTGCGATCAGAATCGCGATGTGTTCATTGCGCCGGTTCCCCACCACTTTTTGGCTTCTGGGATTTGCGATGTCTTGGAGCCTCTTGCTGCCTATGCAGACCGGCGAGGATTCCGGTTTGCAATGGAGTTGGAGATGGCCGCATTTGCGGCACAGCACCCTTGGTCTGTGAACAACGGGAATTCGATCATCGCGCTCGGCGCATCCAGGCTGCACTCATCGCCGTACTCATTTCGTCATGAAGATGTGGATGTCTATCTTGAGATCCACAATGAGGGTGCTATTCGCCACCTTCACCGGATGAGCGGCCCATCGCTTGATCGGCATTGTGATGCTGTCCGTCGTTTTGCAAACGACAGCTTGAACTGTGGTCTCGTGTACCGTAATCATGTCCTGCAAGAAAACGACCGAATTCTCTTGGTCAAGAAGACGGGTCCGTTGTAGGTTGAGCGTTTCTACTTGGCAGTCCGTACCGACTTACTGGTACGGGCTGTTTTCGTTTGTGATATCGATGCCAGATCGACTACAGAGCGGTTGACAAAATTGATGAAATATGATTAAAATATTTTTGTCCTTTTCAAAGGAGGTGCTCATGGAGCGGGTCTATCCGATCAATGTCGAATTGATCGAGTGGCCGACGTACCAGATGTATCAATCGCTGTTCTATGGCGTTTGCAGCCAGCTCGATCGTCGGGTCAATGGCGGAGTGCTTCATCCTGCAATTGCCCATATCAAGCCTGTCACAGGAAGGATTGATGTCGTTAGTGCTGTTATCGATCCAACACGGATCGTTGCTTCAGATGATGTGATTCGTTGGGGCCGTTCGCACTCACTGCGTCCGTTGTTTCCTTGGGAGTATTACACGTTCATCGCTCAATACGTTGAGAAGATGCGTGATGTCCGGACTGTTTGCCTTGGTTTCCAGTATCGCAAACGTGGAAGTCTGTTCTTTTCCAGAACCAAGTACTTTGTTCCGCATGCGTATCAGATCGGACAAGATCTCTGTCTTGACTCGGCTGAATATGAGCATCTTTGGCTTAACGGAACCCACTTTCTTTTTACGAGTTACTGATCCAGGAAATATCGTGCTGTTTGTAACGTCGTAAGTTCTCGCGTCTCTTGTTCTCCTGAAAAAGGATTGAGCATGGGACGCGTTTTTGGTTATTGACGATTTTCGCGCTAGAATCCCGCCATGCATGTCATTATCCGTACCGATGGAGGTGCTCGAGGGAATCCGGGACCGGCTG
Encoded here:
- the recJ gene encoding single-stranded-DNA-specific exonuclease RecJ, translating into MEKRWQVAESCPPEFVQTIGQPIVAQLLWNRGIRERAEADAFLSPSWEHHVHDALQFRQMEAAVVRVFDAMEKGERITVHGDYDADGVTGSTLIINVLKEIAKKMGSEAVVDYYIPHRDKEGYGLHRDTVPKLKERGTALIITVDCGIACVEEIALAKIDGIDTIVVDHHTFGETVPDGHLIHPGLPEETYPFKHLAAVGVAYKFACALLTRARERGLDFVEGWEKWLLDLVAIATVTDMVPLVGENRVLETFGLTVLNKTKRPGFLALFEMAGVEPGQITSETVGFAIGPRINAAGRMDHATVALRLLLSESMDEARLIARELEDLNKARQDATKKMMVEAEKIVGDDVKDNVIVVWKENWSPALVGLVAGRFMEKFSRPVVAVGKHGDHWIGSGRSISTYNITDAVKASGEGILTRSGGHVQACGFALTDGDQLSVFSDRLKSMRDRFLPKS